The Thioalkalivibrio thiocyanodenitrificans ARhD 1 genome window below encodes:
- a CDS encoding TRAP transporter small permease produces the protein MKRFLATIDRDGERWLLLVFYIYIVAVIFIEVLRRFLLDFSSIWGEETARYAFIYLVWIGAAAAVRDRAHIRIDVLLTFLPPRVRTAIILMGDILMGVLAAVILYLSIAPFMSSIQYGSVTDGLRVLRAWVLFAVPFGFGLLLIRVVQSLIVDISDLRAGRPPRPTRQLFD, from the coding sequence ATGAAAAGATTCCTTGCCACCATTGACCGGGATGGCGAACGCTGGCTGCTCCTGGTTTTCTACATCTACATCGTTGCGGTCATCTTCATCGAGGTCCTGCGCCGCTTCCTGCTCGATTTCTCGTCCATCTGGGGCGAGGAGACCGCGCGCTACGCCTTTATCTACCTGGTGTGGATCGGGGCGGCGGCGGCCGTCCGCGACAGGGCGCATATCCGTATCGATGTGCTGCTCACCTTCCTGCCCCCGCGGGTCCGCACGGCGATCATCCTGATGGGCGACATCCTGATGGGTGTACTGGCGGCGGTGATCCTCTACCTCTCCATCGCTCCGTTCATGAGTTCGATCCAGTACGGGTCGGTGACCGACGGCCTCCGGGTCCTGCGGGCGTGGGTGCTGTTCGCGGTGCCGTTCGGATTCGGGTTGCTGCTGATCCGCGTCGTTCAGTCTCTCATCGTCGATATCTCGGACCTGCGCGCCGGGCGGCCCCCACGCCCCACGCGGCAGCTCTTCGATTAG
- a CDS encoding class I SAM-dependent methyltransferase, whose translation MNYQFAYSVGFHPWEDAAADPAFVNRFCELMEREESGRTPPFGPALDLGTGSGVWGIQLARRGWQVTGIDNVAKALDRARERIRQAGVEMRLVEGDVTALRASGVGAGFRLVLDTGTFHDFDTDRQQAMGREIDALAAPDATVMLLVWPRRVRPLIRGATREEIEGAFPGWKITHVEASHFRLPKVLQMIMRPDEHWYRLCRQ comes from the coding sequence ATGAACTACCAGTTTGCCTACTCGGTCGGGTTCCACCCGTGGGAGGACGCCGCCGCCGATCCGGCGTTCGTCAACAGATTCTGCGAACTGATGGAACGCGAGGAGAGCGGACGGACCCCTCCCTTCGGCCCCGCACTCGACCTGGGTACCGGGAGTGGGGTATGGGGTATCCAGTTGGCGAGACGCGGATGGCAGGTAACCGGAATAGACAATGTTGCAAAGGCCCTGGATCGCGCACGGGAGCGCATCCGGCAGGCCGGCGTGGAGATGAGGCTCGTCGAGGGCGATGTCACCGCGTTGCGTGCCTCCGGTGTCGGGGCGGGGTTCCGGTTGGTGCTCGACACGGGTACCTTTCACGATTTTGATACGGATCGACAGCAGGCGATGGGCCGTGAGATCGACGCGCTCGCCGCACCGGATGCCACGGTGATGCTGCTGGTCTGGCCCAGGCGCGTCAGGCCGTTGATCCGCGGTGCCACCCGTGAAGAGATCGAGGGCGCGTTTCCCGGATGGAAGATCACTCATGTGGAAGCGTCTCATTTTCGATTGCCGAAGGTGCTGCAAATGATCATGAGGCCGGACGAGCACTGGTACCGGCTGTGTCGGCAATGA
- the xrtH gene encoding exosortase H, protein MLRFFLVFLVLQGVLFTVELLRPVQRAVIVPFTEFLALLSGWLIKLFDSQVVTYGVVIQSTANSFGVEIAAGCNGVEATIILVAAILAFPAPWKYKLIGIASGFLAIQGLNLVRIISLFYLGQWNMTAFEWAHLYVWQALIMLDALIVWLVWIRMMPERAAHAL, encoded by the coding sequence ATGCTGCGTTTCTTCCTCGTATTCCTCGTCCTGCAGGGCGTACTGTTCACCGTGGAGCTTCTGCGGCCCGTGCAGCGGGCGGTGATTGTTCCCTTTACCGAGTTCCTCGCCCTTCTCTCGGGGTGGCTCATCAAGCTCTTCGACAGCCAGGTCGTCACGTATGGTGTCGTGATCCAGAGCACGGCCAATTCCTTCGGCGTGGAGATCGCGGCGGGCTGCAACGGCGTGGAGGCGACCATCATCCTGGTGGCGGCCATCCTCGCCTTTCCCGCGCCCTGGAAATACAAGCTGATCGGTATCGCCTCGGGCTTCCTGGCCATCCAGGGGCTGAATCTGGTGCGCATCATCTCGCTGTTCTATCTGGGCCAATGGAACATGACGGCCTTCGAGTGGGCACATCTGTACGTCTGGCAGGCGCTGATCATGCTCGATGCACTGATCGTGTGGCTGGTGTGGATTCGCATGATGCCGGAGCGTGCCGCCCATGCCCTCTGA
- a CDS encoding IPTL-CTERM sorting domain-containing protein, which translates to MMTAPAQADPPPEGQGDFRVQNYATGTGNGNYVYRGYLFKPARDVVVTGMWGGFGPNCSEFGGAIYNATLTGGGTVTVPEFNIGSIVREVRFTDGIANTPEFRPFLTNITSGDPDPATLSADNYYVIAQGRIVGGSGCHFNSGSLDFENLLLGSAIIDEWYPQQDAQYNISGTGEPSINVGKTISWTDTIRILVGFRYETDVAQADLSGVSTTAFQLDGTNNVVVNGLLSDSGLQSNDQELTLYFEWSTSSDFSGSTLTPAEPFTITGPAQDVPFGVTLSGLANGTTYHVRAVAISEAGRVDANALSFTVGSMDEGFEVQATASLGGSVTPATRAVESGNTTTFFAQPSQYFTPLEDVGGTCPQGSWDGNTYTTGEITEACNVEINFASHGSCGPATETNSLMAPTAGLCANGTASAVLSADGVHSWTCDGTGGGETAMCSTSGQDGSPAGPGVGDDSGTVTLTSTGPECVVNQAEVVSPPPELPQGYNMPFGLVDFTVSGCSGGAVTIQTTYSGSVEGMVYWKYINDDWVVMPADISGNTITFTVEDNGPFDADPAEGVIRDPSGPGLPLSGPGSGVTSIPTLSQWGLFLMTGLLALMALWGLRRRQPV; encoded by the coding sequence ATGATGACTGCACCGGCACAGGCCGATCCACCGCCGGAGGGGCAGGGCGATTTCCGGGTTCAGAACTACGCGACCGGGACGGGTAACGGGAACTATGTATACCGTGGTTATCTCTTCAAGCCCGCGCGAGACGTGGTTGTCACCGGCATGTGGGGAGGGTTTGGGCCAAATTGTAGCGAGTTTGGCGGTGCGATATACAACGCCACGTTGACCGGTGGCGGCACGGTGACAGTCCCGGAATTCAACATAGGCAGCATCGTACGGGAAGTTCGCTTCACGGACGGCATTGCCAACACGCCTGAGTTTCGGCCCTTCCTGACCAACATCACCTCGGGTGACCCGGATCCAGCCACCCTGTCGGCGGACAACTACTACGTGATAGCTCAGGGCCGCATCGTCGGTGGCAGCGGTTGTCATTTCAACTCCGGTTCCCTCGATTTTGAAAATCTGTTGCTTGGAAGCGCCATCATCGATGAGTGGTATCCACAGCAAGATGCTCAATACAACATCAGCGGAACGGGGGAGCCATCGATTAACGTCGGCAAGACAATAAGTTGGACGGACACCATTCGCATTTTGGTCGGCTTTCGCTATGAAACCGACGTTGCCCAGGCTGACCTGTCCGGAGTCAGCACCACCGCTTTCCAGCTCGATGGGACCAACAATGTTGTGGTCAATGGGTTGTTGAGTGATAGCGGCCTGCAGTCCAATGATCAGGAACTCACGCTCTATTTCGAGTGGTCAACCAGTTCTGACTTCAGTGGATCGACCCTGACCCCCGCCGAGCCGTTCACCATCACCGGACCGGCGCAGGATGTACCCTTCGGCGTGACTTTGAGTGGTCTGGCCAACGGAACGACCTATCATGTTCGGGCGGTGGCCATCAGTGAGGCCGGACGGGTCGATGCCAATGCCCTTTCCTTTACCGTGGGATCGATGGATGAAGGCTTTGAAGTCCAGGCAACTGCGTCACTCGGTGGTTCAGTAACGCCGGCAACCCGTGCCGTCGAAAGCGGGAACACAACGACCTTCTTTGCCCAGCCCAGCCAGTATTTTACGCCCCTGGAAGATGTGGGTGGCACCTGCCCGCAAGGCAGCTGGGACGGCAACACCTACACGACCGGTGAAATCACTGAGGCTTGTAATGTGGAGATCAATTTTGCATCGCATGGAAGTTGTGGACCTGCGACGGAAACCAATAGCCTGATGGCCCCGACAGCCGGTCTATGTGCTAACGGCACTGCTTCTGCAGTTCTCAGTGCCGATGGTGTACATAGCTGGACTTGTGATGGCACAGGAGGCGGTGAAACCGCCATGTGCTCCACCTCAGGGCAAGACGGTAGCCCGGCCGGCCCGGGAGTGGGTGACGACAGCGGTACAGTGACATTGACAAGTACGGGTCCGGAGTGCGTCGTCAATCAGGCGGAAGTTGTAAGTCCTCCGCCAGAGTTACCTCAAGGGTACAACATGCCTTTTGGGCTGGTTGACTTCACAGTATCAGGTTGCAGCGGGGGGGCCGTAACCATCCAAACAACCTATTCCGGTAGCGTTGAGGGGATGGTTTACTGGAAGTATATCAACGATGACTGGGTGGTCATGCCTGCGGACATCTCGGGCAATACCATTACTTTCACCGTCGAGGATAACGGGCCGTTCGATGCCGATCCGGCCGAAGGCGTCATTAGGGACCCGAGCGGCCCGGGTCTGCCCCTGTCGGGCCCAGGGTCGGGTGTGACGAGTATACCTACCCTCTCCCAGTGGGGGCTGTTCCTGATGACCGGTTTGCTGGCCCTGATGGCATTGTGGGGGCTGCGCCGCCGCCAGCCGGTGTGA
- a CDS encoding TRAP transporter large permease has translation MYIPEAFGSSELGWEVLGPLLLMLVMFALAVPVWVSLGVTALLILVVTGTLPVELIGESVFHGLDAFALIAIPLFVLTGDVLVRTGLSLKLLRIAEATMGSTRSGLGTSTVLGCGFFACVSGSDAAGAAAVGRITIKSLIERGYAPGYACALVAAGACTGILIPPSIAYIIIGMVLGISTSTLFLAAIVPGVLVMTSIMITNAIMNRLNGYEHVSRRFDFRHWLWTIWDGRYALLVPGIIFGGIYSGIFTPTEAAAVAVVTTIAIGLFQGTFRLKDFPGTLEGSAKVCGVIVPIIAVALPLAQVLAINDVPQSLIASVTALTENPVLIILMMLGVFILAGLVMESTPNIVILAPIMLPLAQEIGMHPIHFCIFMVTSLGIGFITPPLGLNLFVISGITGQPVLSIAAKAFPFVLAMLIVALVLAFVPGLSLFLIN, from the coding sequence ATGTACATACCGGAGGCGTTTGGCAGTTCGGAGTTGGGTTGGGAGGTGCTCGGTCCGCTGTTGCTGATGCTGGTGATGTTCGCCCTCGCGGTACCCGTCTGGGTATCACTTGGCGTCACGGCGCTTCTCATCCTGGTGGTTACCGGGACCCTGCCTGTGGAACTCATCGGCGAGTCGGTGTTCCACGGCCTCGACGCATTCGCGTTGATCGCCATTCCGCTGTTCGTGCTGACCGGCGACGTGCTCGTGCGCACCGGCCTGTCACTGAAGCTGCTGAGGATCGCCGAGGCGACCATGGGCAGCACCCGGTCCGGGCTCGGAACCTCCACCGTGCTGGGCTGCGGGTTCTTCGCCTGCGTCTCGGGGTCCGATGCCGCCGGCGCGGCGGCCGTGGGCCGTATCACCATAAAAAGTCTGATCGAGCGGGGCTACGCACCGGGGTATGCCTGCGCGCTGGTTGCCGCGGGGGCCTGCACCGGCATCCTCATCCCGCCGTCCATTGCCTACATCATCATCGGCATGGTGCTCGGCATCTCCACCTCGACGCTGTTCCTCGCCGCCATCGTGCCCGGGGTGCTGGTGATGACGTCCATCATGATCACCAACGCCATCATGAACCGGCTGAACGGCTATGAGCATGTCAGCCGCCGGTTCGATTTCCGGCACTGGCTATGGACGATCTGGGACGGGCGCTATGCGCTGCTCGTGCCGGGCATCATCTTCGGCGGTATCTATTCGGGGATCTTCACGCCCACCGAGGCCGCCGCAGTGGCGGTGGTGACCACCATCGCCATCGGTCTGTTTCAGGGCACGTTCAGGCTCAAGGATTTCCCGGGCACGCTGGAGGGCTCGGCCAAGGTCTGCGGAGTGATCGTGCCGATCATCGCGGTGGCACTGCCGCTCGCGCAGGTGCTTGCCATCAACGACGTGCCCCAGAGTCTGATCGCCTCGGTGACGGCGCTGACCGAGAATCCGGTGCTGATCATCCTGATGATGCTCGGCGTGTTCATCCTGGCCGGGCTGGTCATGGAGAGCACCCCCAATATCGTTATCCTGGCCCCGATCATGCTGCCTCTGGCCCAGGAGATCGGCATGCATCCGATCCATTTCTGCATCTTCATGGTGACCTCTCTGGGTATCGGATTCATCACGCCGCCGCTGGGGCTGAACCTGTTTGTCATCTCCGGGATCACCGGGCAACCGGTGCTCTCAATCGCCGCAAAGGCCTTTCCGTTCGTGCTGGCCATGCTCATTGTGGCGCTGGTGCTCGCGTTTGTACCCGGCTTGTCCCTGTTCCTGATCAACTGA
- a CDS encoding exosortase H-associated membrane protein, whose product MPSDPLRGFLLRTLVWLPICFFAWYYLANLLIWPLVPLADLVLGAALPGVLEAVQLGPREIQFLTHLEVTAPDGRVGTIAFSINPLMYAYNLPLLAALMIAAGETHFSWTRLLISYVALLPFQLWGVSFDFVKTVTFDVGPEVSAQIGITGWGLEAVALGYQFGYLMMPVISATAVWILLNRRFINSLLVR is encoded by the coding sequence ATGCCCTCTGATCCGTTGCGCGGATTCCTCCTGAGGACACTGGTCTGGCTGCCGATCTGCTTCTTTGCCTGGTACTATCTTGCGAACCTGCTGATCTGGCCCCTGGTTCCACTGGCTGATCTGGTCCTGGGTGCTGCCCTGCCCGGGGTCCTGGAGGCCGTCCAATTGGGGCCGCGCGAGATCCAGTTCCTGACGCATCTCGAGGTCACGGCGCCGGACGGCCGCGTCGGCACCATCGCGTTCAGCATCAATCCGCTCATGTACGCCTACAATCTGCCGCTGCTCGCGGCCCTGATGATCGCGGCCGGCGAGACGCATTTCTCGTGGACCAGACTGCTGATCAGCTACGTTGCGCTGTTGCCGTTCCAGCTCTGGGGCGTGAGCTTCGATTTCGTCAAGACCGTCACCTTTGACGTCGGACCCGAGGTCTCCGCGCAGATCGGCATCACCGGCTGGGGGCTCGAAGCCGTCGCGCTCGGCTATCAGTTCGGATACCTCATGATGCCGGTGATCTCGGCCACGGCGGTCTGGATCCTGCTGAACCGCCGCTTCATAAACTCGCTGCTCGTGCGGTAG
- a CDS encoding ABC transporter permease, with the protein MNATQFNIHGVRAIYRFEMTRFARTLWQSLATPVITTVLYFVVFGAAIGGRMGEVDGVTYGAFIVPGLIMLTVFTESLNNASFGIHMPKFTGTIYELLSAPVSAVEIVLAYVGAAATKSVLLGLLILLTASLFMPVQVLYPGWMLFYLVLVAVAFSLAGFIIGIWARGFEELQFVPMLIVTPLTFLGGAFYSIDMLPGAWRTVSLFNPVVYVISGFRWTFHGSGDVSMGISLAVVSGLIGLGLLLVWGIFRTGYRLKS; encoded by the coding sequence ATGAACGCCACGCAGTTCAATATCCATGGCGTGCGGGCTATCTACCGCTTCGAGATGACGCGTTTCGCTCGTACGCTTTGGCAGAGCCTCGCCACCCCCGTGATCACCACGGTGCTTTACTTCGTCGTGTTCGGCGCCGCGATCGGCGGGCGGATGGGCGAGGTGGATGGAGTGACCTACGGAGCCTTCATCGTGCCCGGTCTGATCATGCTGACCGTGTTCACGGAGAGTCTCAACAATGCATCTTTCGGCATTCACATGCCGAAGTTCACCGGGACCATCTACGAACTGCTTTCCGCACCGGTCTCTGCGGTGGAGATCGTGCTGGCATACGTGGGGGCGGCGGCCACCAAGTCGGTCCTGCTCGGACTGCTGATTCTGCTCACGGCAAGTCTGTTCATGCCGGTCCAGGTGCTGTACCCGGGCTGGATGCTCTTCTACCTGGTACTGGTCGCGGTGGCATTCAGCCTGGCGGGCTTCATTATCGGCATCTGGGCCCGGGGTTTCGAGGAACTGCAGTTCGTGCCCATGCTGATTGTCACGCCACTCACCTTCCTGGGCGGTGCCTTCTACTCCATCGACATGCTGCCGGGCGCCTGGCGCACGGTAAGCCTGTTCAACCCGGTTGTCTATGTGATCAGCGGATTTCGCTGGACTTTCCATGGCAGCGGCGACGTGTCCATGGGGATCAGTCTTGCCGTGGTGTCCGGCCTGATCGGGCTTGGGCTCCTGCTGGTGTGGGGGATCTTCCGCACGGGGTATCGGCTCAAGAGTTGA
- a CDS encoding TRAP transporter substrate-binding protein, producing the protein MTKNRNRTEQDTPESLERRRFFELCGKYGFTAAVVAGAGGLLASPAAAQTAQEERERERAAQVRMTLATEYRIGATRWYPLMQLNLKENIQNATNGHVYVRLAPAGQLGMGSALAQGVQSNTIQAAQHSISNFSPFAPEVDLINIPYWCGYNQEFVNLVTSDAWKSVVHTKAEERGFKILLYLVLDPRTVAARKGMQSAPLKTPSDLRGVKFRVPASEILQQFYTLAGANPTPVAWGETPSAIQQGVADALDPAVVALYSNGFKDILSWITFNKPVPDSQVYSCNLEWFRGLPADVQEGIDFASEMTFQQNLAQVPASRAYAMAEMAASGVQFYTPTEDELAQWVEACGAQRPEWDDIKKKLAGSLDSFERMREAAQTRSRFYVHDV; encoded by the coding sequence ATGACAAAAAACAGGAATCGTACTGAGCAGGATACACCGGAGTCGCTGGAGCGCCGGCGATTCTTCGAGCTGTGCGGCAAATACGGGTTTACCGCGGCGGTGGTGGCCGGGGCCGGCGGGCTGTTGGCGAGCCCTGCCGCGGCGCAGACCGCCCAGGAGGAGCGTGAACGGGAACGTGCCGCGCAGGTCCGCATGACACTTGCCACCGAGTACCGCATCGGCGCCACCCGCTGGTACCCGCTGATGCAGCTCAATCTCAAGGAAAACATCCAGAATGCCACCAACGGGCATGTCTACGTGCGCCTCGCCCCGGCGGGCCAGTTGGGCATGGGATCGGCACTGGCACAGGGTGTCCAGAGCAACACCATCCAGGCCGCACAACATTCCATCTCGAATTTCTCTCCGTTCGCGCCCGAGGTGGATCTGATCAACATTCCCTACTGGTGCGGCTATAACCAGGAGTTCGTCAACCTGGTAACGTCTGACGCCTGGAAGAGCGTGGTGCATACCAAGGCCGAGGAGCGCGGCTTCAAGATCCTCCTCTACCTGGTGCTCGATCCGCGTACCGTGGCTGCGAGAAAGGGTATGCAGAGCGCTCCGCTGAAGACCCCCTCGGATCTGCGCGGCGTGAAGTTCCGCGTGCCGGCCTCGGAGATTCTGCAGCAGTTCTATACGCTGGCAGGGGCCAATCCGACCCCGGTGGCCTGGGGGGAGACGCCGTCGGCCATCCAGCAGGGCGTGGCCGACGCCCTGGATCCGGCGGTGGTGGCGCTGTATTCCAACGGTTTCAAGGACATCCTCTCCTGGATCACCTTCAACAAGCCGGTGCCCGACTCCCAGGTTTACTCCTGCAACCTGGAGTGGTTCCGCGGCCTGCCCGCCGATGTGCAGGAAGGCATTGATTTCGCCAGCGAGATGACCTTCCAGCAGAACCTGGCGCAGGTGCCCGCCTCGCGCGCCTATGCCATGGCGGAGATGGCGGCGTCCGGTGTCCAGTTCTATACGCCCACTGAAGACGAGCTCGCCCAGTGGGTCGAAGCCTGCGGTGCCCAGCGTCCAGAGTGGGATGACATCAAGAAGAAGCTTGCGGGTTCGCTGGACAGCTTTGAACGCATGCGTGAAGCGGCCCAGACCCGGTCCCGGTTCTACGTGCACGACGTCTGA
- a CDS encoding TVP38/TMEM64 family protein, translated as MSVRLRAVILLAVLIVLLALALMWGMIASDDNWQPARLQEMAGRFADRPWLPWAILAGVVVGQQLAIPQLLLVPVGVIALGPWLGFAVVYLGTLLGAVIGYMIGRYLGRRPVRRLSGIRMKQLSRSLAKRGVVSMIVINMVPIVSQTIINLAAGTTHIRFRHFLLGTAIGIVPPTVVVVAATHVLLQLGRMPTAGEAAILMVAAAVIAVGAWIVTHRVWNWLVNP; from the coding sequence ATGTCTGTTCGTCTTCGAGCCGTTATTCTGCTGGCAGTCCTGATCGTGCTGCTGGCGCTGGCCCTGATGTGGGGGATGATTGCGAGCGACGACAATTGGCAGCCGGCGCGGCTGCAGGAGATGGCCGGGCGGTTCGCGGACAGGCCGTGGCTTCCCTGGGCGATTCTCGCGGGCGTCGTTGTCGGCCAGCAGCTGGCCATCCCGCAGCTGCTGCTCGTGCCTGTCGGCGTCATCGCACTGGGACCCTGGCTGGGTTTCGCGGTCGTCTACCTGGGCACCCTCCTGGGGGCGGTGATCGGATACATGATCGGACGCTACCTCGGGCGGCGTCCGGTTCGGCGGCTGTCCGGGATCCGCATGAAACAGCTGAGCCGATCCCTGGCCAAGCGCGGTGTCGTCAGCATGATCGTCATCAACATGGTCCCGATTGTCTCCCAGACGATCATCAATTTGGCCGCGGGGACCACACACATCAGGTTCCGGCACTTTCTTCTTGGCACGGCCATCGGAATTGTCCCGCCCACGGTCGTGGTGGTCGCCGCGACGCACGTCCTGCTGCAGCTGGGGCGCATGCCCACCGCCGGTGAGGCGGCGATATTGATGGTGGCTGCGGCCGTGATTGCCGTGGGCGCCTGGATTGTCACGCACCGGGTATGGAACTGGCTCGTGAACCCCTGA
- a CDS encoding universal stress protein, with product MTDLPDILLVPVDGSRNANAAATYAVRLADKLGVPVRLLFAFPESPLDMFGWPGEGASRKDLEHFSPEGFEKLRNSYSKTAFDAARKAIGETSVSVEEKTIAGEPAKAILDHAGGVTGGMIIMGRRGLSQVKEILMGSTTQRVLHHAKCPVLVIR from the coding sequence ATGACCGATTTGCCCGATATTCTACTGGTGCCCGTGGACGGGTCGCGGAACGCCAATGCCGCCGCCACCTACGCTGTCCGGCTGGCTGACAAGCTGGGGGTGCCCGTGCGCCTGCTCTTTGCCTTTCCGGAATCGCCGCTCGACATGTTCGGCTGGCCCGGAGAAGGGGCCAGCCGAAAGGACCTGGAGCACTTCTCGCCGGAGGGATTCGAGAAGCTGCGCAACAGCTACTCAAAGACCGCCTTCGACGCCGCACGCAAGGCCATCGGCGAGACATCAGTATCGGTGGAGGAGAAGACCATCGCAGGCGAGCCGGCCAAGGCGATTCTCGATCATGCCGGCGGTGTCACGGGCGGCATGATCATCATGGGACGCCGGGGACTTTCCCAGGTCAAGGAGATCCTGATGGGCAGTACCACCCAGCGTGTGCTGCATCATGCCAAGTGCCCGGTACTGGTCATTCGCTGA
- a CDS encoding ABC transporter ATP-binding protein, protein MSEQGALSGVRVPEASAGDTQPVISVRGLDKIYGSGLRALSGIDLEIRRGEIFALLGPNGAGKTTLISIVCGIVNPSAGRILVGGHDIIREYRITRSMVGLVPQELHTDMFETVWDTVRFSRGLFGLAPDAAYLERVLRDLSLWDKRNEEIMTLSGGMKRRVLIAKALAHEPAVLFLDEPTAGVDVELRRDMWALVRRLRDTGVTVILTTHYIEEAEEMAERVGVIHKGKLILVEDKQALMAKLGKKQLTLHLQSPLPSIPATLAGWDLTLNNDGSELELTFGADEEQACIPALLRSMGELGIEFRDLNTRQSSLEEIFVNLVSERK, encoded by the coding sequence GTGAGCGAGCAGGGTGCCCTGTCGGGCGTGCGCGTGCCGGAGGCATCGGCCGGGGACACGCAACCCGTCATCTCGGTGCGCGGCCTCGACAAGATCTACGGCTCCGGCCTGCGGGCCCTCAGCGGCATCGATCTCGAGATCCGCCGCGGCGAGATCTTCGCGCTTCTCGGCCCCAACGGCGCCGGCAAGACGACGCTGATCAGTATCGTCTGCGGCATCGTCAATCCTAGCGCGGGCCGTATCCTCGTTGGCGGCCACGACATCATTCGGGAGTATCGCATCACGCGTTCCATGGTCGGACTGGTGCCCCAGGAATTGCACACGGACATGTTCGAGACCGTGTGGGATACGGTCCGGTTCAGCCGTGGGCTCTTCGGGCTCGCACCCGATGCTGCGTACCTGGAGCGGGTGCTGCGTGACCTGTCCCTGTGGGACAAGCGTAACGAGGAGATCATGACGCTCTCCGGCGGCATGAAGCGGCGGGTGCTGATCGCCAAGGCGCTGGCCCACGAGCCGGCCGTGCTGTTCCTGGACGAGCCCACCGCAGGCGTCGATGTGGAACTGCGCCGTGACATGTGGGCGCTGGTGCGCAGACTGCGCGACACCGGTGTCACCGTAATTCTCACCACGCACTACATTGAAGAGGCCGAGGAGATGGCCGAGCGGGTGGGGGTGATCCACAAGGGCAAGCTGATCCTGGTGGAGGACAAACAGGCCCTGATGGCAAAACTCGGCAAGAAGCAGCTGACCCTGCATCTGCAGTCGCCGCTCCCGAGCATTCCCGCGACGCTGGCCGGTTGGGACCTGACGCTGAACAACGACGGCAGCGAGCTCGAGCTTACGTTCGGCGCCGACGAGGAACAGGCCTGTATCCCGGCCCTGCTGCGCAGTATGGGTGAACTGGGCATCGAGTTCCGCGACCTCAATACACGGCAGAGTTCCCTTGAGGAGATCTTTGTCAATCTGGTGAGTGAGAGAAAATGA